The sequence actggtgggaccgcatagtgttgcaggtctgggacgattcacagtggctgcgaaactttcgcatgcgtaggggcactttcatggaactttgtgacttgctttcccctgccctgaagcgcatgaataccaagatgagagcagccctcacagttgagaagcgagtggcgatagtcctgtggaagcttgcaatgccagacagctaccggtcagttgggaatcaatttggagtgggcaaatctactgtgggggctgctgtaatgcaagtagcccacgcaatcaaagatctgctgatatcaagggtagttaCCCTGGGAAACGTGCActtcatagtggatggctttgctgcaatgggattccctaactgtggtggggccagagacggaatccatatccctatcttggcaccggagcaccaagccggcgagaacataaaccgcaaggggtacttttcaatagtgctgcaagctctggtggatcacaagggatgtttcaccaacatcaacgtgggatggccgggaaaggtacatgacgctcgcatcttcaggaactctggtctgtttcaaaagctgcaggaaggaactttattcccagaccagaaaataactgttggggacgttgaaatgcctatatgtatccttggggacccagcctaccccttaatgccatggctcatgaagccgaacacaggcagcctggacagtagtcaggagctgttcaactacaggctgagcaagtgtagaatggtggtagaatgtacatttggacgtttaaaggtgcgttggcgcagtttactgactcgcttagaccgcagcgaaaccaatattcccattgttattactgcttgctgtgtgctccacaatatctgtgagagtaagggggagacgtttatggcagggtgggaggttgaggcaaattgtctggctgctggttacgcgcagccagacaccagggcggttagaagagcacaggagggcgcagtacgcatcagagaagctttgaaaaccagtttcatgactggccaggctacggtgtgaaagttctgtttgtttctccttgatgaaaccccccgccccttggttcactctacttccctgcaagctaaccatcctcccctcctccctttaatcattgcttgcagaggcaataaagtaattgttgcttcacattcatccATTCTTTATTctttcatcacacaaatagggggatgactaccaaggtagcccaggaggagtggtggaggaggggaggaaaatgccacagagcactttaaaagtttacaactttaaaatttattgaaagccagccttctttttttttttgggcaatcctctgtggcggagtgactggttggctggtggcccccccaccgcgttcttgggcgtctgggtgtggaggctatggaacttggggaggagggcggttggttacagaggggcagcagtggcagtctgtgctccagctgcctttgctgcagctcaaccatacactggagcatactggtttggtcctccagcagcctcagtgttgaatcctgcctcctctcatcatgctgctgccacatttgagcttcagccctctcttcagcccgccacttactctcttcagcccgccacctctcctcccggtcattttgtgctttcctgcactctgacattatttgcctccacgcattcgtctgtgctctgtcagtgtggaaggacagcatgagctcagagaacatttcattacgagtgcgtttttttttctttctaatcttcactagcctctgggaaggagaagatcctgtgatcattgaaacacatgcagctggtggagaaaaaaaaagggacagcggtatttaaaaagacacattttataaaacagtggctacactctttcagggtaaaccttgctgttaacattacatacatagcacatgtgctttcgttacaaggtcgcattttgcctccctccaccgcgtggctaccccctcaaccttcccccctccctgtggctaacagcggggaacatttctgtttagccacaggtaaatagcccagcaggaacgggctcctctgaatgtcccctgaagaaaagcaccctatttcaaccaggtgaccatgaatgatatctcactctcctgaggataacacagagagataaagaacggatgttgtttgaacgccagcaaacatacactgcaatgctatgttgtacaatgattcccaagtacgtgttactggcctggagtggtaaagtgtcctaccatggaggacgcaataaggctgccctccccagaaaccttttgcaaaggctttgggagtacatccaggagagccgtgaatgccagggcaaagtaatcctttcacatgcttgcttttaaaccatgtatagtattttaaaaggtacactcaccggaggtcccttctccacctgccgggtctaggaagcagccttgggtgggttcggggggtactggctccaggttgagggtgagaaacagttcctggctgtcaggaaaaccagtttctccgcttgcttgctgtgagctatctacaacctcatcatcgtcttcttcatccccaaaacctgcttctgtgttgcctccatctccattgaaggagtcaaacaacatggctggggtagtggtggctgaaccccctaaaatggcatgcagctcatcatagaagcagcatgtttggggctctgacacagagcggccgtttgcctctctggttttctggtaggcttgcctctgctccttaagtttcacatggcactgcttcgggtccctgttatggcctctgtccttcatgccctgggagattttgacaaaggttttggcattttgaaaactggaacggagttctgatagcacggattcctttccccatacagcgatcagatcccgtacctcccgttcggtccatgctggagctcttttgcgattctgggactccatcatggtcacctgtgctgatgagctctgcatggtcacctgcagcttgccacgctggccaaacaggaaatgagattcaaacgttcgctgttcttttcctgtctacctggccagtgcatctgagttgagagtgctgtccagagcggtcacaacggagcactctgggatagctcccagaggccaatactgttgaattgtgtccacagtcccccaaattcgagccggcaaggccgatttaagtgctaatccacttgtcaggggtggagtaaggaaatcgattttaagagcccctttaagtcgaaataaaaggcttcattgtgtggacgggtgcaggtttacattgatttaacgctgctaaatttgacctaaagtcctagtgtagaccagggctgagctTCCTCCTGGGCCTGAAGAAGAATGAACAGATCACCTGCCTGGGATGGGTCAGTCCagctgtggggtggagggtggatttcagctgtggtggtggtggggcatcAGGTGCTCTCCTGGTGGCCTTACTGGTCAGCTAGTGCTGACTGGGTTTCATTGCTTGTGCTTTTGCAGAGACGAAAGACGACCTGGAGCAGCTCACGGCAGAGATCAAGAAAATAGCCAACAGCATCCGAAACAAGCTTAAGAGTAAGAGACTTATTTCTCCCCCCAACCCTGGGCGGGCTGTTTTGGAGCCTTCTTTTACTGTAGAGCCCTTACTCGGGCCAACCATCCCATCAGCACCCATCCATTGCCCATCATCTTTCCACCTCCTCAGGACTGCCTTTTCTTCCCTGTACCCCGCTGGGATTGCTTCTTGGAAATGACCCTTCCTTGCTAAGAGCTTTTCTCCCCCTAGTGGGGCACTGGCTGCAGGGATGATTGCTGGGACCTTTGGACCTTAATGCACAGGTCTCTGCTGCTTGAATTAAGAGACCCACCTCTGGTAGTACAGCCagtagcaggctcatcaacccCTGTGGCTCAGACGCCACTAGTGGGGACAGAGTGCCATGCAGAGTGGGCGTGGCTGCATCCTGTGGCTCCTAGTGCCTGGATAGGAAGGGGGTGGAGAAGGGCGAACCTGCAGACTTGGctatggaggggtggggggcagtaagGGATTGAGCCCCTTTCTTAAAGGAAGAGGAGAACTCAAAGTTCCTTGGGTAGGGAGGCTGAGacatgatttaattggggattggacctgctttgagcagggggttggactagatgacctgctgaggtccctttcaaccctgatattctatgagactgtacagctgctccagcccccccATTATTTCACCCCACTTGCCCATGTCCCCAGGCATGGAGCGGAGCATTGAGCAGGATGAGGTCCAGTCGTCGGCGGATCTGCGGATACGGAAATCCCAGGTGAGCAGGGCACTCCCTCGTTCTCACACTGCGATCCCTGTATTGACCTGCCCCTAGCCATGAATGGGTCCCAGAGGGAGCAGGCTGCACCCATAGAGAGCCCTGGTGGGAGGGGACAAAGGTAGCGTCCGAGATGGCAGACTGTACCGGAGTCCTGTGTGAGAAATGATACGTTACAGAGAACAAAATGTGCAGTACATGGATCTTTGGCTTCATCTGAGGATCTTTGAGTGGTGGGCTCCTCAGTCCAACAGACAAAGGCAGAACtagatccaatgtctggaagttgattttgcacaaattcagaccagaaataagatCCTAATTCTGTATtaggagggtaattaaccattagaatgAATTTATCTAGGGCTGAGATGAATTCTCCAGCCCTGCACTTCTAGGAGTCTGTTGTTCAAAGTCAAGACCAGATGTTCTTCCAAACAATCTGCTCTAGCTTACCCAGAAGTTCTGGGCTTCATGGAGGATTCATTTTCTGGTCTGTTATACAGGTTGAACTAGATAATTCCTTCAGACCTTAAGCGCTATAAAAGCACTATCCAGAGCATTATTATCCCTTTcatacagatgggtaaactgaggcacaggcaaaTGACCACATTTCCACAACGCTGCAATGGGTGCTCCTGTCGGAACCAGCCAGGCTGTgtttggggaaaggggagggtaTGGCGAGCAGGTAGGCTGTGCTGTGGTCAGATAGTCATCTGCTTGGAGAGCTATCCCAGCTGGAGAGGCAGTGCCCGTGAGCCCACATTACCACAATACAGATCATACAGTGAACTGCTCGTCTCCCCCTTTCATTCCCCCCAGCATTCTGTCCTCTCCCGGAAGTTTGTTGATGTGATGACCAAGTACAATGAGGCACAGGTCGACTTCCGGGAACGTAGCAAAGGGCGGATCCAGCGGCAGCTCGAGATCAGTATGTACCCTCCCTGCTCAGGGGACATGGCCCACAGGCAGCATGTGGCCAGGGCCtgaccctcctccccagcccaaggGGTGGTTGGATTTATTGCCCATAGGAATGGAAACTACCCCACTCCAGTTTGTGCgcctgagttactgcagagaccataattagggccctagcaaattcacagctgtgaaagaCGCATCATGGACTATGAAATctagtctcccctgtgaaatctcatcttttgtgtactttttccTATACtatacagtgtttctcaaactgggggttctgGCCCAAAAGGGGGGTGCAAGACTCTTgtaggggggtcacagtattgccacccttacttctgtgctgccttcagagctggattgctggagagcagcagctgggctaccagttctgaaggcagtgctgcaaccagcagcagtgcagaagtaagggtgtggggggggaggggaagggggagggcagCGTTGATCACTTTTTGGGAGGGGATGTCATTATGGGCTTtttatattttgctgtttttaaatacatatttgttttgttacaacattgaaatttattatttaaatatctgACACTGAGAaattcaagatttaaaaaaatgcgaTGACcgtgaaatttacaaaaatggaTTATGAATTTGGGAGAGCCCTAACCATAATCCTCCCCATGATACCCTCCCACCCGGGGTGTCTCAGTGTCCCCTGCTGGGAAgtgtggggctgggcagctgtgggattCCTCCCAGCTGTGTGTCTGCTGaatgtgggggaggtttagaatCTGGGCTTGGAAGGCATATCTCCGTTTGGAGGCCAGAGGGGTTCACACAAACACACCTGTCAATGAGAGCAGCCCCACACAAGCCCTGCTAGTTCCGCCATTCATGCCCAGGGATTTGGTCTGAtctctcctctctttctcccATGATAAAGCTGGGAAGAATACGACGgatgaggagctggaggagaTGCTAGAGAGTGGAAACCCCTCAATATTCACATCTGGGGTGAGGACGCAGTGGGGActgggaggagatgggggaatGGAGGTGCATGAAGAGGAGGGACCTTGGAGCATACAATGGTATAATAGTACCTAGCTCTTACACAGCACcagtaggtctcaaagcacttatAGGATGGGATATCTAGGGGGAGACACTGGGATGGGGGTAAGCAGTGGGAATTTGGGGGGATGGGCAAGTGTGGGTGTCAGGATATgggtggtggggagcagggtgacTCTGAGCAGTGGGAATGGCAGGGTGTTGGCTCACAGCTCCTTAGCATTACCTGGGTTTGTGTGGGGTGGTAACTGACCCTGCCCGGCTCTGTTCCAGATCATGGATTCACAGATCTCGAAGCAGGCGCTGAGCGAGATCGAGGGGCGGCACAAGGACATTGTGCGGCTCGAGAGCAGCATCAAGGAGCTTCACGACATGTTCGTGGACATTGCCATGCTGGTGGAAAATCAGGTAACTGGGCAGAACAACCAATGAGGGGGGTGGGGCGCTCTGGAGGGATAAGGACTGAGTGACTGAGCAAGGGGGACAGGAAGGGATAACCTAGCAACCAGGGTCAGGGAACAGAATAACCATGTAAcctggggcagggaacagggtaACCAAGCAACTAAAGGGTGGGGACCTCAAGGGATAAGGACAGGGTAACCAAGCAatcagggcagggaacagggtaACTGAGCAACCGGGATGAAGGTGACAGCTGTGTAACAGGAGGGGAAGCGAGGTAAGCCTTGGTAACTGAGTAACCATGGGAGGAGACAGAATGATAACCATGTAACCTGGgagtagggggggaaaaaaggattgTATAAGACTGGGCAGGGTGAAAACCATGTAACCAAGCAATGCAgggatgggggaaatggagggacTGGGAATTGAAATGGGTAACTAAGCAACTGAACACGGGTGCCTTCTAGCAGCCAGGGATTTTCTGATGGTGGTACCTCAGATGCAGGAGTTGGGTGGGAGTGAGTTTGTAATCTTGGTGATGTGGCTGATGTCATGGAGACCCAGAGGTCTGCTGTCCTGTCTCAGTGCCTAGCTTTCCtctgaccccacagagctcctgcagccagggcccactccctgctctgtgtgtccctGGGGAAAAGCCCCCCATTTCACTCTCCTGATACCTCTGCATTGGGGAGTGCAGCCACCTCTCTCACTGCAATTTAGGCATCAGTGTCAATCTCTCTGAGGCCCCCTTTCTGTTTTCTACCCACAATGCAATGCCGAGGAGGTGGCATGCGAGTCGGGGAATGGTGAGTATGCCCCTTTTCTGTCGTCAGCCCCAGGGAGAGGCGGTGGATTGACCCTGAAGCCCTACAATCCAATGGCGACCCTTCTGTGCCCAGgagaagggtggtggtggtgggaatgaCTGCCTTGTTCACCTGAGCAGAGGGGGAGACCTccaagggcagggctgggatctcaTGATGGGAGGAGCATGTTCATGGTGGGAGGTGATGCTGGGGTCTCACAGAGGGGCTGCATTGtatcttcactgcacagttaaccctAGTGATTGGCACCCCGGTCTGAGCCCCTGCATGAGCATCCCCACTGCAAAGCCTTACCGAATTAGTGTGTCCCCAC comes from Lepidochelys kempii isolate rLepKem1 chromosome 6, rLepKem1.hap2, whole genome shotgun sequence and encodes:
- the STX3 gene encoding syntaxin-3 isoform X10, translated to MHHGANGAGFWARETSTDWWDRIVLQVWDDSQWLRNFRMRRGTFMELCDLLSPALKRMNTKMRAALTVEKRVAIVLWKLAMPDSYRSVGNQFGVGKSTVGAAVMQVAHAIKDLLISRVVTLGNVHFIVDGFAAMGFPNCGGARDGIHIPILAPEHQAGENINRKGYFSIVLQALVDHKGCFTNINVGWPGKVHDARIFRNSGLFQKLQEGTLFPDQKITVGDVEMPICILGDPAYPLMPWLMKPNTGSLDSSQELFNYRLSKCRMVVECTFGRLKVRWRSLLTRLDRSETNIPIVITACCVLHNICESKGETFMAGWEVEANCLAAGYAQPDTRAVRRAQEGAVRIREALKTSFMTGQATV